One Dysosmobacter welbionis DNA segment encodes these proteins:
- a CDS encoding baseplate J/gp47 family protein, which produces MKTTEEIYQTLLAAFAQRAGFTPEADCDLAVRLYAAAAELQALGIQSEWVLDQSFPQTARGVYLDYHAQMRGIARTAATKAVGTLRFSVERAPSTALSIAAGTACMTEGETRFQTTAEAVLAAGELSVDAPAEALEPGRSGNAAAGTIVILTACPVGITGCTNPAPFTGGSDQEDDASLRSRILESYQRLPNGANAAWYEQTAMGHEGVAAARAVGRARGIGTVDVYIATAAGLPNGTLLAAVQADLQERREIAVDVQVKAPAAVEMDVSAELAVREGADFSAVKAAAEQALASFFSGRRLGGPVLLAELGDLLYHVEGVENYRLLAPAADLAAEDGTLPMLGRVTVTEMEADDDV; this is translated from the coding sequence TTGAAAACGACAGAGGAGATCTACCAGACGCTGCTGGCGGCCTTCGCCCAGCGGGCGGGCTTCACACCGGAGGCAGACTGCGATCTGGCCGTGCGGCTGTACGCTGCGGCAGCGGAGCTGCAGGCCCTGGGCATCCAGAGCGAGTGGGTGCTGGACCAGAGCTTTCCCCAGACGGCCCGGGGCGTGTATCTGGACTACCACGCCCAGATGCGTGGCATCGCCCGGACGGCGGCCACGAAGGCGGTGGGAACGCTCCGCTTTTCTGTGGAGCGGGCGCCGTCCACGGCTCTGAGCATCGCCGCCGGAACGGCCTGCATGACGGAGGGAGAGACCCGGTTCCAAACCACGGCGGAGGCGGTGCTGGCAGCAGGGGAGCTGTCCGTGGATGCTCCGGCGGAGGCCTTGGAGCCTGGGCGGAGCGGCAATGCCGCCGCGGGGACCATCGTGATCCTCACCGCCTGCCCGGTGGGGATCACCGGATGCACCAATCCGGCGCCCTTTACCGGCGGCAGTGACCAGGAGGACGACGCGAGCCTGCGGAGCCGGATTTTGGAGAGCTATCAGCGGCTGCCCAACGGGGCCAACGCGGCCTGGTACGAGCAGACCGCCATGGGCCATGAGGGCGTGGCGGCAGCCCGGGCAGTGGGCCGGGCCCGGGGGATCGGCACAGTGGATGTATACATCGCCACGGCGGCCGGACTGCCGAATGGGACACTGCTGGCGGCGGTCCAGGCGGACCTGCAGGAGCGGCGGGAGATCGCCGTGGACGTGCAGGTCAAGGCCCCGGCGGCGGTGGAGATGGACGTGTCCGCGGAGCTGGCCGTCCGGGAGGGGGCGGACTTCTCCGCGGTGAAGGCCGCCGCAGAGCAGGCTCTGGCGAGCTTTTTCAGCGGCCGCAGGTTGGGCGGGCCGGTACTGCTGGCGGAGCTGGGGGACCTGTTGTACCACGTGGAGGGCGTGGAGAACTACCGCCTGCTGGCCCCTGCCGCCGATCTGGCGGCGGAGGACGGAACGTTGCCCATGCTGGGCCGGGTGACGGTGACGGAAATGGAGGCGGACGACGATGTATGA
- a CDS encoding cyclase family protein translates to MANLTLWEQIKELKSPKYKWVDLTHELSPETPHWFGFKPLQADLLFDYAEGTPEDMMAPMRCIQYSVASQYGTHTDVPRHFWGSGRDMSAITVQELMYPLVVIDKSAECAANPDFMLTVDDLKAWEAQYGRIPEGAFVAFRSDWYKKPNLDNPDENGVPHYPGWDKAAIQWLVEERNIGAIGHEPADTDPGFVTTKEGAYPYPGEQYILQVDRIQIEVMRNLDQVPPVGSLIVIGFPKLKDGTGFPTRCFAICPVD, encoded by the coding sequence ATGGCGAATTTGACACTGTGGGAGCAGATCAAAGAGTTGAAGTCCCCCAAGTACAAGTGGGTGGACCTGACCCATGAGTTGAGTCCTGAGACGCCCCATTGGTTCGGCTTCAAGCCCCTGCAGGCGGACCTGCTGTTCGACTATGCGGAGGGCACGCCTGAGGACATGATGGCCCCTATGCGCTGTATCCAGTACAGCGTGGCCAGCCAGTACGGCACCCACACCGACGTGCCCCGGCACTTCTGGGGCAGCGGCCGGGACATGAGCGCGATCACCGTCCAGGAGCTGATGTATCCCCTGGTGGTCATCGACAAGTCCGCCGAGTGCGCCGCCAACCCCGACTTCATGCTGACGGTGGACGACCTGAAGGCCTGGGAGGCCCAGTACGGCAGGATCCCCGAGGGAGCGTTCGTGGCCTTCCGGTCCGACTGGTACAAAAAGCCCAACCTGGACAATCCCGATGAGAACGGCGTGCCCCATTATCCCGGCTGGGACAAGGCGGCCATCCAGTGGCTGGTGGAGGAGCGGAACATCGGAGCCATCGGCCACGAGCCGGCGGACACCGATCCCGGCTTCGTCACCACCAAGGAGGGCGCCTATCCCTATCCCGGTGAGCAGTACATCCTCCAGGTGGACCGGATCCAGATTGAGGTCATGCGGAATCTGGACCAGGTCCCGCCCGTGGGCAGCCTGATTGTCATCGGCTTTCCCAAGTTGAAGGACGGCACCGGATTCCCCACTAGATGCTTCGCCATCTGCCCGGTGGACTGA
- a CDS encoding peroxidase-related enzyme (This protein belongs to a clade of uncharacterized proteins related to peroxidases such as the alkylhydroperoxidase AhpD.): MALEFDEQLSRLEKPNRNEMTNKEYAVFNENVETMEKNWGFINNLFKVLPLNASQYIGFLDFKGSLFNPDTCYLTNADKEMIGVVVSSINCCSYCLTTHGDALRGYTKNPMLVDKLCYNFRSAKDLLTEKQYALCEYAWYVTKHADEIDETQIENLRKAGFNDHEILEAAFVAGFFNYTNRWVSTIAPVANPGHFSHNRNFEG, from the coding sequence ATGGCACTGGAATTTGATGAACAGCTCTCCCGGCTGGAAAAGCCCAACCGCAATGAGATGACCAACAAGGAATATGCCGTCTTTAACGAGAACGTGGAGACCATGGAGAAGAACTGGGGCTTTATCAACAACCTGTTCAAGGTCCTGCCTCTGAACGCATCCCAGTACATCGGCTTCCTGGACTTCAAGGGATCCCTGTTCAACCCGGACACCTGCTACCTCACCAACGCGGACAAAGAGATGATCGGCGTGGTAGTCTCCTCCATCAACTGCTGCTCCTACTGCCTGACCACCCACGGCGATGCGCTGCGGGGCTATACCAAGAATCCCATGTTGGTGGATAAGCTCTGCTACAACTTCCGCTCCGCCAAGGATCTGCTGACGGAGAAGCAGTATGCCCTGTGCGAGTATGCCTGGTATGTCACCAAGCACGCCGACGAGATCGACGAGACCCAGATCGAGAACCTGCGCAAGGCGGGCTTCAACGACCACGAGATCCTGGAGGCCGCCTTTGTGGCCGGCTTCTTCAACTACACCAACCGCTGGGTTTCTACCATCGCCCCAGTGGCCAATCCCGGTCACTTCAGCCACAACCGCAATTTCGAGGGCTGA
- a CDS encoding FAD-dependent oxidoreductase has product MTLEDIKRVQEKFIAAAIRCKKAGYDGVELHGAHSYLIAQFFSKYYNRRTDAYGGSLENRCRFIDEIIAGIRAKLGRYPISVRICGDEMTDEPGFLTLEDGLEIGRHLEAQGIDCINISNGSSWNGNANCEPFSYTPGWKKHVAKAFKEALSIPVIATNTIKDPDFAESLLEEGVSDFVALGRSQFADPEFMNKARAGKPESIRKCIGCMYCRERLLGNAMPVECSLNPRLGREYRYRWQDLQKNGNSRPVVVVGGGPGGLECAVILAKRGFAVTLLEKEAALGGTLNIAKLPPHKANLQDVTDVLALEARELGVTVKLNTEATPETVAALHPVGVFLAAGAPPVVPKSIPGIDKAVLAEDVILGKAPCTGKVVLVGTGLTGLECAEMILEQGHSLAMVEMNPTVGQGIFGVVFNDIYSRIKPYDPEVYTSHRLTAVTDTGVTVEDMATGETKTIAADTVVLAMGTHSQEAMEASYRAAGLNAILVGSAEMPGRIAGATRDGFEKAWGFEAE; this is encoded by the coding sequence ATGACCCTGGAGGACATCAAGCGGGTGCAGGAGAAGTTCATCGCCGCCGCCATCCGCTGCAAGAAGGCGGGCTATGACGGTGTGGAGCTCCACGGCGCCCACTCCTATCTGATCGCCCAGTTCTTCAGCAAGTACTACAACCGCCGCACCGACGCGTACGGCGGCTCCCTGGAGAACCGCTGCCGCTTCATCGACGAGATCATCGCCGGCATCCGAGCCAAGCTGGGGCGGTATCCCATCTCGGTCCGCATCTGCGGCGACGAGATGACCGACGAGCCCGGCTTCCTCACGCTGGAGGACGGCCTGGAGATCGGCCGCCACCTGGAGGCCCAGGGCATCGACTGCATCAACATTTCCAATGGCAGCTCCTGGAACGGCAACGCCAACTGCGAGCCCTTCTCCTACACCCCCGGCTGGAAGAAGCACGTGGCCAAGGCCTTCAAGGAGGCGCTGTCCATTCCCGTCATCGCCACCAACACCATCAAGGACCCGGATTTCGCCGAATCTTTGCTGGAGGAGGGCGTCAGCGACTTCGTGGCCCTGGGCCGCAGCCAGTTCGCGGACCCGGAGTTCATGAACAAGGCCAGGGCCGGCAAGCCGGAGAGCATCCGTAAGTGCATCGGCTGCATGTACTGCCGGGAGCGGCTGCTGGGCAACGCCATGCCGGTGGAGTGCTCCCTGAACCCCCGGCTGGGCCGGGAGTACCGCTACCGCTGGCAGGACCTCCAGAAGAACGGCAACAGCCGCCCCGTGGTAGTCGTGGGCGGCGGCCCCGGCGGCTTGGAGTGCGCCGTCATCCTGGCCAAGCGGGGCTTCGCCGTGACGCTGCTGGAGAAGGAGGCCGCCCTGGGCGGCACGTTGAACATCGCCAAGCTGCCGCCCCACAAGGCCAACCTCCAGGACGTCACCGACGTGCTGGCGCTGGAGGCCAGGGAGCTGGGCGTCACCGTGAAGCTGAACACCGAGGCCACGCCGGAGACCGTGGCGGCCCTGCACCCCGTGGGGGTGTTTCTGGCTGCCGGTGCGCCGCCGGTGGTGCCGAAGTCCATCCCCGGCATCGACAAGGCCGTGCTGGCGGAGGACGTCATCCTGGGTAAGGCCCCTTGCACCGGCAAGGTGGTGCTGGTGGGCACCGGCCTGACGGGCCTGGAGTGCGCGGAGATGATCCTGGAGCAGGGCCACAGCCTCGCCATGGTGGAGATGAACCCCACCGTGGGCCAGGGGATTTTCGGCGTGGTGTTCAACGACATTTACAGCCGTATCAAGCCCTATGATCCGGAGGTCTACACCAGCCACAGGCTCACTGCCGTCACTGATACCGGCGTGACCGTGGAGGACATGGCTACCGGTGAGACCAAGACCATCGCCGCGGACACCGTGGTGCTGGCCATGGGCACCCACAGCCAGGAGGCCATGGAGGCGTCTTACCGGGCCGCCGGACTGAACGCCATTCTGGTGGGCAGCGCCGAGATGCCGGGCCGCATTGCCGGTGCTACCCGGGATGGCTTTGAAAAGGCATGGGGCTTCGAGGCAGAGTGA
- a CDS encoding cupin domain-containing protein, which yields MSEYSGNIRDLPVVTGGHFIENSTKKIVFGPDGRFWNDYVMRLFTLEPEAESSVHSHPWPHWFLCIQGEGYFLIDKERVPLEFGTWVHVPGGVRHNFGNTGKGQLMALCIVPPEGDVNPLNGC from the coding sequence ATGAGCGAGTATTCCGGCAACATCCGGGATCTGCCGGTGGTGACCGGCGGACACTTCATTGAAAATTCCACCAAGAAGATCGTCTTCGGGCCTGACGGCCGGTTCTGGAACGACTATGTGATGCGCCTCTTCACTCTGGAGCCGGAGGCCGAGAGCAGTGTCCACTCCCACCCCTGGCCACACTGGTTCCTCTGCATCCAGGGGGAGGGCTATTTCCTCATCGACAAGGAACGGGTGCCCCTGGAGTTCGGCACCTGGGTCCATGTGCCCGGCGGCGTGCGCCACAACTTCGGCAATACCGGCAAGGGGCAGCTGATGGCCCTGTGCATCGTGCCGCCGGAGGGGGATGTGAATCCCCTGAACGGGTGCTGA